One segment of Salvelinus alpinus chromosome 1, SLU_Salpinus.1, whole genome shotgun sequence DNA contains the following:
- the prr14 gene encoding serine-rich adhesin for platelets, which yields MEGDAMVPPTPFCNPPHSEPPPHLLPLSSITPSCEDGKKPGDRRRSGHIQKTSKKQEPKDTVAESRQNTSPAKRETSVMQVSQSLSLKLMSVDPPCKQSLKKSGLDLNVASECQVSKNKDTKGSNNKAIPSSSTLTLDVNTTGKTEHEFNQSGMEADEEVGCGKSPGNQTSVKRWVIGPLFQSFKSKMASFTQIVMSPVRLFKPNGSPPEPDVDVSSASHSSHQQGPGYELTSGTVQHFEAGRGGNDPASRKHLKFSMDLKTHGTPEEDEFSLEGKQNMMPPGDAQRDTCMSNSSEKETNNNDSLPCMQPSPLLRSSIKCGSESTESQFNSCSSTSFQPPDPSSSSCGSKLSLIVQMEEQVDLTGAHRRPLRRKCVFLNEAASQSSPSAAINSSEADRISSLPAEVGICEPKAKRLATKSYVEYKIWDCFDSETSSPLSPSFYNTPSESLCQTDDDSIKAVGLPQDRNMLVCGSQSHMSIRKSPRKPVNTTLNNCASVSQCLQKQIDECEGKQGYMAGSAKEVKRRCRATPFTAIKRDAEKKKRVNLTKRERCEEVTKEDTVDVELESYTLTSVEHASDVELVQPGVGTKPCATSKSQSLKSRVLLRVSQSSTVYIETTQNPSETHVPLMEVMKDKGRSRSGRIKKNTSLTVMATSSNGSVLEHSNDSLCDNSIAASNSRGMTSALSYGDTDSSSACNMEMVTTMTTALMKENHELPVSEQLLDIKGKWPQTSSKNQQKYICKKRKISPVVEVASSQNQQKCLKLKEITSEESRPLKPPKQNKSRRSHNSSSTQQLGTSSGLTDVGADHLHSLKPSKDDNVHVASRSSDVTQQTLQTSAVVAVHKDPGWGAEISVSDSSKSPKKSRNGSNKMSVSDALLMDKRFVEPLGGRKRVSRGPSTEDNDETTQSLQLNQITVEAKKRTVPWPVRTYPKCSIKLNKNIVKHSMAMQGYYVAMDSDVEVFSTASEPTNLGQNKTVDQVMEEEQGKEDECSELPVPSETRLRGRGQKKKPKKAATQCRKHRPVIRKRGQEEEGERNTAIGEQMDFSSDNTTLNKRLLRSYSCPEIPALLHHDSHWTTSLHGRILSVPRLHPALFPPVPTPPAPSRRPRRHTVSSVEIEREIAPLCLRKEVFPSRRSYSLGNPSYHLLPSVPLSTSISVWASCFLSSPLAFLSRKLRKGSLAATSSACSHDTSPSPSSVSSSISPSCSSVRHLFSSSDPCDLTSDISSASVSSLCSALLKIPLENETSQQREEDGENVEDSNRFRNEFDAIGMREEKALSDSEIKLETGKHEERRKVSSIRIRKALPKPLHNLTPMGLPKPIRVKKKEFSLEEIYTNKNFTKPPERRLETIFEVPLSRRDGSHSLLGQKRMKRFVEFPEVGVARKPRKPLVGDGAGGGLPRKAGVGSPFGRPKRGGCPSSKDHPTLSLHELDSLLCSKLDQLDSWLAFDQNIC from the exons GAACAAAGACACGAAAGGCTCAAATAACAAAGCGATTCCATCCTCTTCCACATTAACTTTAGATGTAAATACTACTGGCAAGACTGAACATGAATTCAACCAATCAGGCATGGAGGCGGATGAAGAGGTTGGCTGTGGAAAGTCCCCTGGAAACCAGACCTCTGTGAAGCGATGGGTGATTGGCCCATTGTTTCAGTCATTTAAATCCAAGATGGCCAGTTTCACACAGATTGTCATGAGTCCCGTCCGACTTTTCAAACCCAATGGCTCCCCACCTGAACCAGATGTAGACGTCTCCTCTGCCTCTCATAGTTCTCACCAACAAGGACCTGGGTACGAGCTAACCTCCGGCACAGTGCAACACTTTGAAGCTGGAAGAGGAGGAAATGACCCTGCCTCTCGTAAACACTTAAAGTTCAGCATGGATCTAAAAACCCACGGCACTCCAGAAGAGGATGAGTTTTCTCTTGAGGGGAAACAAAATATGATGCCACCTGGAGATGCGCAAAGGGACACCTGTATGTCAAACAGCTCAGAAAAGGAGACCAATAATAATGATTCATTACCTTGTATGCAGCCTAGTCCTCTACTCAGAAGCAGTATCAAGTGTGGTTCTGAATCAACGGAGTCCCAGTTCAACTCATGCTCTTCCACGTCCTTTCAACCCCCTGACCCCTCAAGTTCCTCATGTGGGTCCAAGCTGTCTCTCATTGTTCAAATGGAGGAGCAGGTGGATTTGACAGGGGCTCACCGGAGACCATTGCGCCGAAAATGTGTTTTTCTAAATGAAGCTGCATCACAGAGCAGTCCCTCTGCTGCAATTAACTCATCTGAAGCAGACCGCATCTCTAGTTTACCAGCTGAAGTAGGAATCTGTGAGCCGAAGGCTAAACGGCTTGCCACAAAATCGTATGTAGAGTACAAAATCTGGGACTGTTTTGACAGTGAAACATCTAGTCCATTATCCCCCTCTTTCTACAATACCCCTTCTGAGAGTCTATGCCAGACAGATGATGACAGCATAAAAGCTGTTGGTCTGCCTCAAGACCGAAACATGTTGGTGTGTGGTTCCCAGTCACATATGTCTATCCGGAAAAGCCCCAGAAAACCTGTAAACACAACACTGAACAACTGtgcctcagtcagtcagtgtctTCAAAAGCAGATAGATGAGTGTGAAGGAAAGCAAGGCTATATGGCAGGCTCAGCAAAGGAAGTTAAGAGGAGATGCAGAGCAACTCCTTTTACAGCGATCAAGAGAGACGCAGAGAAAAAGAAAAGAGTGAATCTGACGAAAAGAGAGCGATGTGAAGAGGTTACAAAAGAAGACACAGTAGATGTTGAGTTAGAAAGTTACACATTAACATCGGTAGAGCATGCAAGTGATGTAGAACTTGTCCAGCCGGGGGTTGGAACAAAACCGTGTGCAACTTCTAAATCTCAGTCTCTTAAAAGTAGGGTGCTGCTTCGGGTTAGCCAGAGTTCTACCGTATACATTGAAACCACTCAAAACCCCTCTGAAACACATGTACCTCTGATGGAGGTGATGAAGGACAAAGGTAGAAGTCGAAGTGGGCGTATTAAGAAAAATACGTCTCTCACAGTAATGGCCACTTCAAGTAATGGGAGTGTACTAGAGCACAGTAATGACAGTTTGTGTGACAACAGCATAGCAGCCAGCAATAGTAGGGGTATGACCAGTGCCTTGAGTTATGGTGACACTGACTCTAGTTCAGCATGTAATATGGAAATGGTAACTACCATGACAACCGCTTTGATGAAAGAAAATCATGAACTGCCCGTCTCTGAGCAGCTCTTGGATATCAAGGGGAAGTGGCCTCAAACGTCATCCAAAAATCAGCAAAAATACATCTGTAAGAAGAGGAAGATTTCCCCAGTGGTTGAAGTGGCGTCATCTCAAAATCAACAAAAGTGTCTGAAGTTGAAGGAGATCACTTCAGAAGAGAGTCGTCCACTAAAACCACCGAAACAAAATAAATCCAGGAGGTCTCATAACTCAAGCTCAACCCAACAGCTTGGCACGTCTTCGGGGCTAACTGATGTTGGTGCCGATCACTTGCACTCATTGAAGCCCAGCAAAGATGACAATGTCCATGTAGCTTCTAGATCTTCAGACGTTACACAACAGACATTACAGACTTCCGCAGTGGTGGCTGTCCACAAAGACCCAGGTTGGGGAGCAGAAATTAGTGTGTCTGACTCTAGCAAGAGCCCAAAGAAGAGTCGGAATGGATCTAATAAAATGTCTGTCAGTGATGCGTTACTGATGGATAAGAGGTTTGTGGAACCCCTTGGTGGACGTAAGAGAGTCAGCCGAGGTCCGTCCACAGAGGACAATGACGAGACAACTCAGTCCCTGCAACTTAATCAAATAACAGTTGAAGCAAAAAAGAGAACTGTGCCTTGGCCTGTGCGAACTTATCCCAAATGTTCAATcaagctgaacaaaaatatagtgAAACATTCTATGGCTATGCAAGGATATTATGTGGCAATGGACTCTGATGTAGAAGTGTTTTCCACTGCCTCTGAACCAACTAACCTTGGCCAGAACAAGACTGTTGACCAGGTgatggaggaggagcaggggaaggaggATGAGTGTTCTGAACTGCCTGTACCCTCTGAGACGAGGCTCAGGGGGAGGGGGCAAAAAAAGAAGCCAAAGAAAGCAGCGACTCAATGTAGGAAGCACAGGCCTGTGATTAGGAAGAGGGGgcaggaagaagagggggagagaaatacCGCAATTGGTGAGCAGATGGACTTTTCATCAGATAACACCACCCTTAACAAGCGTCTGTTGCGCAGCTACTCCTGCCCAGAGATCCCTGCTCTCCTCCACCATGACAGCCACTGGACCACCTCTCTGCACGGCAGGATCCTCTCCGTACCCCGGCTCCACCCCGCCCTCTTTCCTCCTGTCCCCACTCCTCCTGCACCGTCCAGACGTCCACGCCGtcatactgtctctagtgtggaaATTGAGCGGGAGATAGCTCCGTTATGCCTGCGTAAGGAGGTGTTCCCCTCAAGAAGGTCCTATTCATTGGGCAACCCATCCTACCACCTGTTACCCAGTGTGCCACTCTCCACTTCCATCTCTGTCTGGGCCTCCTGCTTCCTGTCAAGCCCCCTGGCCTTCCTCTCCAGGAAATTGCGAAAAGGAAGTCTAGCTGCCACTAGTAGTGCTTGCAGTCATGATacctccccttccccctccagtgtttcctcttccatttcaccATCCTGCTCTTCTGTACGTCACCTGTTCTCCAGTTCCGACCCCTGTGACCTGACATCAGACATATCCTCTGCTTCAGTCTCTTCCCTTTGCAG TGCATTGTTAAAGATTCCCTTGGAGAATGAGACAAGCCAGCAGCGTGAGGAGGATGGGGAGAATGTGGAGGACAGCAACCGTTTCAGGAATGAGTTCGATGCCATAGGGATGAGAGAGGAAAAAGCATTGTCAGATTCTGAAATTAAG TTGGAAACCGGCAAACATGAGGAACGAAGGAAAGTGTCATCCATTCGAATTCGCAAAGCCTTACCCAAACCCCTCCACAACCTCACACCCATGGGCCTGCCCAAGCCTATCAG GGTGAAGAAGAAGGAGTTCAGTTTGGAGGAAATCTACACTAATAAAAACTTCACCAAGCCCCCTGAAAG ACGGCTGGAGACCATATTTGAGGTGCCACTCAGTCGACGCGATGGGTCTCATTCCCTCCTTGGTCAGAAGCGCATGAAGCGTTTTGTGGAGTTCCCAGAGGTTGGTGTGGCCAGAAAGCCAAGGAAGCCACTTGTTGGTGATGGGGCAGGGGGTGGTTTACCCAGGAAAGCTGGGGTTGGCTCTCCTTTTGGAAGGCCCAAGCGTGGGGGTTGCCCCTCTTCTAAAGATCACCCCACCCTCAGTCTACACGAGCTTGATTCACTTCTTTGCTCCAAGCTTGACCAGCTGGATTCCTGGTTAGCTTTTGACCAGAATATCTGTTGA